A window of Oryza glaberrima chromosome 2, OglaRS2, whole genome shotgun sequence genomic DNA:
GTGCAGGAGGGGCGTGACGTGGCCCTGCGCCGGGTACGGGATGAGCACGGCGTGCAGGCGCGAGTTTGAGCCCATGGCAAGCGATACGATTGATACCAAAGTAGAGTACGTAGTAACAATTATAGGAGTAACTAGCAGTCGGTACTCCGGGATTAAATGTTAGAGGCGGCAGTTAATGTGCAATAGTTGATCCCCTTCACGATCATCTATTACTCCCGATTCTGAGCTTAAAATTTTCCTAAAATAAAAGGAGTAAATTATATAGGTGGTATACAAATGATGTGTTAGTTGGGTGTAATTTGTAGATGAACTTCTGAAATGCTATTTATGCACGAACTTATCTAGTTCATGCAAAACAAGACTAAAATAGCTTTGTAAAGTTAATTTAGTATGTATAAGATATCCACtcttctgtttcatattataaatcgctttgatttttttctagtcaaattttgttaagtttggctaaatttatagaaaaaactagCAACATTTTAAACACGAAATTACAttcattaaatctagcattaaatatattttgataatatgttcgttttgtgttaaaaatgctactatatttttttctataaactttatcaaacataaaagaaattttattagaaaaaaagtcaaaacgacttgtaatatgaaacggagggagtactatatttataaatttactCTCTACTTTATCATTCATCATTGAAATAAAGAATTTCATTTATTTCTAACCTGTCGATGAGTGATACTCGTGGACCGGATGAGTAGAGTATTAGGGTACGTTGGAATGAGGGTCCACGTAGTACgatatcaagcaaacaaaagacaaagattatacaggttcaggccccttgtcaggtaatagctctagtccagtttatatgggattgatggTGATAAGAACAGATTATAAAGAGAGTAGTCGAAACAGATGGTACTGACGAGATCGTAATCGAtggattcgacgagatctctcGGTGAGTTGGCTCCATgtactccggcttcgtaaactatggtgggtgtgttggcgataGAATTGGATGCCTTTCACCCCTTCCTGGGGGTCtcttttataccgtggatcgCCTTGATCTCCAAGAAAGGTTTGAGGATATCGGATCTGGTACGGTATAACAGAAACTCCATcccttccgagtaggactttggaAATCACTTGACTCGTAGAGATATTTTCTATAATTTGCGATGGATTCCAAACAATATTCACGAGAACGATTCGTGTACatgaaggtataccttatcggtaTATTCTATAAATTGTAGGATagaaggtatgccttatccgtaaccttgacaatagcccccgacttcaactCAAATGAATTCATGTTGTCATCCACGACTTCTCTCGCTAGCGGCTTGTCATTCTTACTTGATTGTTCTTGGTGCGGAGCCAAGAAGACGAGAAGCTATTGACAACGCTAAGGGAAGTCCAACGGCTCAAAtatgaatttgaattgaagtcTGAACAACCACCCTTAACGGGCCTCAGGGTTTTTCGGCGGCAATGTCTCTCCTTCCTTGGAATACGAACCGCCAGGTAGTACGCCTATTTAAATGGGTTTTGGGATCCATTTCAAGTCCGTTTGCCGAAAAATTCCCCAACCTTCCAGCAGCCTCGGACCTTTCATCTCCCCAAATTCCCTCGGTTCTTTCGTCCCCCTCCGTAGTaacattctaaaatattttcctATTTCATTGCTTCCAAATATGCCATAAAGCAATGAAAATGATTTCCAAAAAGCCTTTCCTGCCAAAACGAGATCTTGCGATACTAATCATCTGAAAGTATTCCAAGTTTGGATTCCAAATAATTCCCAGATGTTGCCAACATCATGCACTGAAAGAATTCTAACCCTTATCATTGCTTGATTTTCATATCTTTATTTGCAATCATTATGTCTCGTTCTATCTTTTTGTTGAATAGATATATGTCTGAATAGCAACCTTCTCATACATCAGCACTTAGAATTAACAAGATTATTCATCTAGTGACCTTTAGCCTTTTACAAGTTCATACACCAAAACAagtattttacaagttcgtACACTAGGTTGCATTCATACGACAATTTTGTATACGCCGATGCAATTTACCTacataaagaaagaaaagataaacaGATATACAAAATGCACCTGTATTATCCTGACGGTATACCACGGAGGGAATCTTTTATATGGAGTTTGGTTAAAGTCCACGAAGTTCGCAATCAACCAATTTCCGCTGGATAAGCCCAGAACAAGTGAAGAACAACCAATCACCGCTCCATCATGGAAGCCTCCCGGTTGATAGCAGCCAGGGTGGAACGTGCtggatttttcataattttgaaagtaactttttctgtagaagCCCGTGATGTCCGTGCATGTACGCATCCGCACCAGGTGTGTGTAGCCATCCAAGCGGCCGAGCCGTTCCTTCGCTACCACAGCCGCGTGCGTCGAAACTGTCACTGCTAGCTGCTCGTGCGTATCCACTGGTGTAGTGGCCGAGTATCGGAGATCACCCGGACcaaggataataatatagcTAGCCGCCGGTTCTATAATAGTACCATGTCACCTATAGCCATCACTAATATAATAGGCCGGCTGTTAGATTAGCTGTTTGTTTACCTCTATTGAAGATTTAGATATTTAATATTCGCATGTACACCTTATCTCCTCGCATCTGGTTGGAAGAAAGCAGCCTTTTCTCGTGTGTTGCGCTTCAGCCGGGCGATAGATGGAACGCTTGCTCcatcctttttctttccttctcaCTCCTCCACGTCAGATTTGGCTGACGCGTAGCGTGCTAGCGCCGGCTTATTAGAGCGCACGGCTGCACGggccgcgagacgaatctacgATCTAGAATCCCTTTCCTTCATATTGCGATCTAGAATCCCGGAGAAATTGAGCTGGTGATCAAGTCGCCATCCAGCAGCACAGTTGTTTTGTGCCAGCAAACTCCGTATCCTTCCATGTTAAACTCTGACACGAACAGGAATTTTGACTGACCAATTATTTGCACTGCATTTCTCAGTGCCACTAGATGAGCGGAAAGCACGCACAAGATAATTTGTGATATGATAATATGAACTCAGCGAGCGTCACTCCCAGAAGAATGCAAGAATTCGATCAGACGGTCCAGATTTCTGCTCGACGAACCTCCTTCCTCTGTCGCCTCCTTGGCTTTCTCCTTCCACACCATGGCGTTCACTCGCATGGCCttgcctctctccccctccatCGCCTCGCGCACGAGCCGCGCCACCTCCGTTCTGCTCACGTTGCTGTCGATCTCCATCCCAACCCCCCACTTGTCGCACACGTACCGGCAGTTCGTCGGCTGCTCGGCGAAGAACGGCCAGCAGATCATCGGAACGCCGGCGCATGTGCTctccagcgtcgagttccacccgcagtgcgtcaGGAACAGGCCGATGGACGGGTGCGAGAGGACGAGCTCTTGCGGGCACCAGCTCGCCAGAACGCCCCTCTCTTTGGTCTCGCCGACGAACTCCTCCGGCAGCATGGCCTTCTCGCCGGAGACGAGGTCCGGCCTGATGACCCACAAGAACGGCCGGCCGCAGCAAGCTAGGCCCCACGCGAACTCGGCCAGATGAGCCGGTGACATGACGGTGATGCTGCCGAAGTTGACGTACACGACGGAGCCAGGCTGCTGGGCGTCCAGCCACCGGAGGCAGCCCGTGTCCTCCTTCCAGAGGTTGCCGCCGATCgcgcccacctcgccggcggcggccttggcgaACGCCGGGAGCGGGCCGACGGTGTACACACGCGGGAACTCGCGGCGCAGCGCGTCGACGACGTCTTGCTCCAGCGCGTCGTACGTGTTGAGGATGAGCCCCCGGGCCTTGCGCGCGTTCtgagcctcgccgccgtcgaaaTTGAGCATGACGTCGTCCGGATCGGTCGTTCTGATGAAACTTGGCACGTCCTTGAGACGGATGCCTCGCATCCCGGGGATCCAGTCGATCGGAGTGTCCAGGTATCCGTTCGTCAGGTCACTCTCGTCTGGAAAACGTACAGTAACTAAGTCAACTAGTCTAAATAGTTACTACTCACTCATCACTAATTATTCAAGGAAGGATCGTCTAATTGCTAATCAGTGTAGCGACCATTTGACTTCCGATATGAACTTACTTAAGCAAGGGAAAATCTCAGCTGCATCAAGCATAGGTGAAGTGGTAATAGTCATCAAAAGTTTTGTACCTTTGAGTGGCACATAGCCTCGTCTGATGAGCTCGGCGAAGTGGAGGTAACCCATGAAGCCGCAAGCGCTCGTAGTCCAGAACACCAAAGCCAGGATGCCCATCTCCTCGGCGACCCTCTGCGCGAAGCTCATCACGCCGTCAGCTATGACGcagctcaccggcggcgtccCGGGCGTGCTGTTCAGCCTCACCAACAGCTCCCTGAACGGCTCGGCGCTGTGCCTGGTGGTGGACACGCAGAGCGCGGCGATGTCCTGCGTGACGTCGTCGTTGCCGGACTCCGGCATGCCGTCCGGCACGGCCTCGAAACGGAAGCCCGCGGCGCCGGCCAGCGCGCCAGGGCCGCTGGACcggagcaggcggcggtggtTGTACTCGGAGTTGATGTAGGTGACGAAGAACCCCCTGGCGTGCAGCGCCTTGGCGAGTTGCAGCATGGGCGTGACGTGGCCCTGCGCCGGCTGCGGGATGAGCACCGCGTGCGCCCGCCTCGCCTCGCAGGAGCTCATCGCCGTGTGTCTTCTCCTCCGGCGTGCAGACGGACGGACGCTCGGCGCCGCGGTCAGGCCAAACGTGTTGCTGTCAGGTGGATTTGTGCATATCTGATCTTGAGAAAGCGCCGTGTAGACAGAGCAGTGGCGCACTGGCGCGTGAATGCCAAACGTGTCGCTATCAGGTAGTACCATTCAGGTGGATttgtttagagcaagtttaatagtatagctcattGATTACTCCAATTTGTTCCATGTCATTTTTATCAAGCTCAAAAGGCAGATGATACAGTA
This region includes:
- the LOC127762947 gene encoding 7-deoxyloganetin glucosyltransferase-like; this translates as MVLPDSDTFGIHAPVRHCSVYTALSQDQICTNPPDSNTFGLTAAPSVRPSARRRRRHTAMSSCEARRAHAVLIPQPAQGHVTPMLQLAKALHARGFFVTYINSEYNHRRLLRSSGPGALAGAAGFRFEAVPDGMPESGNDDVTQDIAALCVSTTRHSAEPFRELLVRLNSTPGTPPVSCVIADGVMSFAQRVAEEMGILALVFWTTSACGFMGYLHFAELIRRGYVPLKDESDLTNGYLDTPIDWIPGMRGIRLKDVPSFIRTTDPDDVMLNFDGGEAQNARKARGLILNTYDALEQDVVDALRREFPRVYTVGPLPAFAKAAAGEVGAIGGNLWKEDTGCLRWLDAQQPGSVVYVNFGSITVMSPAHLAEFAWGLACCGRPFLWVIRPDLVSGEKAMLPEEFVGETKERGVLASWCPQELVLSHPSIGLFLTHCGWNSTLESTCAGVPMICWPFFAEQPTNCRYVCDKWGVGMEIDSNVSRTEVARLVREAMEGERGKAMRVNAMVWKEKAKEATEEGGSSSRNLDRLIEFLHSSGSDAR